The DNA segment GCAGGTCGCGGGGGGCGTCGGGGGCGTACGCGACGATCACGCCCTGCCCCTGGTGCAACTGGCGCGGGGAGTCCGACCGGACGATCTCGGCGAAGGTGCGGCCCTTGTCCTTGCCACTCGTCACCTCGATCTTCGCCTTCTTGCACGGGGCGCCCTGCGGGGCCGCACCGGCACCGGCCTGCTGCTCCGCCGCGCTCTCGCCGTCGGTACCACTCCCGCTCCCGCCCCCGTCGGCCGTCGACGACTGGTCGGCGTGCAGGTCCTTGCAGTTGACCGCGGTGATCTCCACCACCTTGCCCTGCCGGGTCTGCCGGTCGAACCCGACACCGCTGCGGGCATGGTGCGGGTCCCCGTCCGGCCAGAAGACCGCGAGACCGGCAACGACCGCCGCCGCGAAGGGAATCAGCACGGCTGCGATGACCTTGCGCAGGTGCCTGGACACCGGCGCGGCAGGGCCGTGACCGTGCGGGTGGCCGTGCCCGCCGGGGGACGGTTCAGGGAGTGGTGTCACCGCCAGATCATCGCAAGAAGGGGGAGGCCCTCTGTTCAGCGTGCGCTCTTGGGCACTAGCGTGGGGGGCACCTTTGCACACGCGGGAGCTCGGAGCACCGGGCTGAGAGGGCGCTGATCAGCAGTCTGCTGAGAGCTGCGCCGACCGCCGAACCTGTTACCGGGTAATGCCGGCGTAGGGAGTAGGTCTCATGACCACAGTGGATGCACGCACGCCTGCCACCGATCAGGACGAGCGCAAGCCGGGCTGGCACAAGGGATATGTCGCGGGCCCGGAGGGCTCGCGCGCGGATCTCCGGGTGCCCGTCAGGCAGGTGCACCTCACCAATGGGCAGGACGTGACGCTGTACGACACGTCAGGCCCGTACACCGATCCCACCGTCGAGACCGATGTCCGGCGCGGGCTCGCCCCGCTCCGGGAGAACTGGATCATCGGCCGCGGCGACACCGAGGAGTACGCGGGCCGCCCGGCCCGCCCCGAGGACGACGGGATCAAGCACACATCGCCGCGCGGAGGGCTCCGTAACCTCGACGCGGTCTTCCCCGGCCGTCCCCGCCAGCCCAGGAGGGGGCGCGAAGGGCGCGCGGTGAGCCAGCTCGCGTACGCCGTGCGCGGGGAAATCACCCCGGAGATGGAGTACGTCGCGATCCGGGAGAACGTCTCCCCCGAGGTCGTACGGGAGGAGATCGCCGCCGGCCGGGCGGTCCTGCCGGCCAACGTCAACCACCCGGAGATCGAGCCGATGATCATCGGGAAGCGCTTCCTGGTGAAGGTCAACGCCAACATCGGCAACTCCGCGGTCACTTCCTCCATCGAGGAGGAGGTGGACAAGATGACCTGGGCCACCAAATGGGGCGCAGACACGGTCATGGACCTGTCCACCGGGCGCAATATCCACGCCACCCGCGAGTGGGTGCTGCGCAACTCCCCCGTGCCGATCGGCACGGTCCCGCTCTACCAGGCCCTGGAGAAGGTCGATGGCCAGGCCGAGGAGCTGACCTGGGACATCTACAAGGACACGGTCATCGAGCAGGCCGAACAGGGCGTCGACTACATGACGGTGCACGCGGGGGTGCTGCTGCGGTACGTGCCGCTCACCGCACGCCGCAAGACCGGGATCGTCTCGCGGGGCGGCTCGATCATGGCGGCCTGGTGCCTGGCGCACCACAAGGAGTCGTTCCTGTATGAGAACTTCGAGGAGCTCTCGTCCATTCTGGCCTCCTACGACGTCACCTACTCGCTGGGCGACGGACTGCGGCCGGGGTCGATCGCGGACGCCAACGACGAGGCGCAGTTCGCGGAGTTGCGCACCCTCGGGGAACTCAACACGATCGCCAAACGTCATGGTGTACAGACGATGATCGAGGGTCCCGGTCACGTCCCGATGCACAAGATCAAGGAGAACATCGACCTCCAGCAGGAGATCTGCGAGGAGGCCCCCTTCTATACGCTCGGCCCGCTCACCACGGACGTGGCCCCGGCGTATGACCACATCACCTCCGGCATCGGGGCGGCGATGATCGCCTGGTGGGGCACGGCCATGCTCTGCTACGTCACGCCCAAGGAGCACCTGGGGCTGCCCAACCGGGACGACGTGAAGACCGGCGTCATCACGTACAAGATCGCGGCCCATGCGGCGGATCTCGCCAAGGGGCACCAGGACGCGCAGAAGTGGGACGACGCGCTCTCGGACGCACGCTTCGAGTTCCGCTGGGAGGACCAGTTCAATCTCGCTCTCGACCCCGACACGGCAAGGGAGTTCCATGACGAGACGCTGCCGGCCGAGCCGGCGAAGACCGCGCATTTCTGTTCCATGTGCGGGCCGAAGTTCTGCTCGATGAAGATCTCCCAGGACATCCGCCGCGAGCACGGCGGAAGCCAGGAGGAGATCGAGTCGGGGATGGCGGAGAAGTCGAAGGAGTTCGCGGCCAGCGGCAACCGGGTGTACCTGCCGATCGCCGACTGACGACGCCATGTGCCCCCGGTACGGGGCCGGTCCCGTACCGGCCGGTCCCGTACCGGGCCCAACCTGCCTCGCACCGGCCGGTTCCTACCGCGGACCGGCCGGTGCGTCACTCCGGCTGGTGGTCGGGGCCTCCGAAGTCCGGGCTCGTGAAGTCCGGGCTGGTGAAACTGGGACGCTCGTGGGCCGTCGTCCCGCCCGAGTCCGGACTGGCGAAGTCGGGACGGCTGTAGCCGAGGTTCGGGATGCGGCCCGCCGGGCGGTACGGGGCGGGGGCCGCCGGGTCGACGCTCGGGTCGGCCAGTGCCGCGCTCAGGAACGGGACGATGCCCCGTTCCAGCAGGGCGTGGCGCCAGGCGTCCCGGGCCCGGGCGACCTCTTCGGAGAGCTCGTCGTCCCCCTCCTCCGTCTCGGGGTGCACTTCGGTCGAGCCGTTGCGCAGCGCCGTCAGGAGGAGCCCGATCGCTGCGGCCAGGATGGCGGCAGCGGTGAGGGCCGCGAAGAACCAGCCCGCGGTGACCATGGTGTTGCCGAAGGCGGGCGCCGGATCGAGCGCCTTGAGTATGTAGCCCACCAGCAGGAAGATCACGGCGGCGGTGCCCGCCAGTACCGGGGCCAGTACCGCGAGTACGGCGGCGAGCCCCGCACCCGCGTGGGCGCCGCCTCTGACGGGAGCGAGGACGGAGGCGCGCACCGAATCCGGGGCGGGCGTGCGCAGTCCGGCGCGCACCTTCACGAAGTGCTCGTACTCGGCTGCCGCGGTCGAGGTGACCAGGCTGTCGGCGTCGAGCACCATGGTGCGCAGTTGCTCGCTGTTGAGCCGCTGCCCCAGCTCGGCCAGATCCGGTCGGTCGGGCGCGGTGCGCAGTGCGTCGTCGAGGAGCCGCTCGAACTCCGGACGGTCCTCTGTCAGCAGGTGCGAAGCGCTGTTCATGTGCATCCCCCGATGCTCCGTCGGGCCGTACCGACCGCCTTCTGACGGGCAGTCGGGCGTAAACGGAGGAGAGCCTGCTACGGATAATCCGATGGTAGAGCTGTTATGGCGCGGGGTGACAGAGGGTTTCCGGAAATCGCCTTCGCGTGCGCTGTTCAGTTCGGCAGCGGCAGCTGCACCACGAGTAGCTTTCCGGCCATGGTCACGCCGCCGTCCATGGCGACGGCGAGCCCGTCCGCGTACAGGTGCGGGCCCTCGATGACGGTACGCGGGCTGTCCTCGCCGTCCTCGGCCCCGACCTCGCCCAGCAGGTACGGGATGGGGCTGTGGCCGTGGACGATCCGGTGGCCGCCGAAGACCCCCAGGAGCTCCTGCACGGCCTGCGGTCCCGACTCGTCGCGGAACGCGAAGCGCTTGGTGAACTTGCGGAACAGGTCCCAGCATTCGTCGGCGTCGTTGCGGGTGAGCGTCTCGCGGACGGTGTCGTTGACCGCTTCGAGCGAATCGCCGTAGTCGAGATAGGCGGTGGTGTCGGAGTGCACCAGGAGGTGGTCGTCCTCCAGCTCCATGGCGTCGAGCCGTGACATCCACTGGAGGTGGACGTCCTGCAGCCGGTCCATGTCGGCCTTCTGGCCGCCGTTGAGCAGCCAGGCCGCCTGGAAGGTCGCGGTGCCCGCACCGGAGTTGACCGGGGTGTCGCCGAAGCGTTTGGCGCCGATGAGCAGCAGCTCGTGGTTGCCCATGAGGGCCTTGCAGTAACCTCCGGCGGCCGCGGCCTCGGCGGACAGCCGCATCACCAGGTCGATGACGCCGATGCCGTCCGGGCCGCGGTCGGTGAAGTCGCCGAGGAACCAGAGGCGGGCGTTCCCGGCGGCCCAGTTGCCCTCGGTGTCGATGAGCCCCTGGGCGCACAGGGCGGCCAGGAGTTCGTCGAGGTATCCGTGGACGTCGCCGACGACGTAGAGCGGTCCGAGACCCCCCTCGCCTTCGGAGGGAGCGGGGAGGGGCTGGGGTTCGGGCACGATCGGTACGACGACCGTGTCACCGGGGCCGCCACGGCTGATGACGGGCAGGTCCCGCTGGGTCGCCGTATACCCGTCCGGCTCCTCACCGGCGGCGTACCGCGGCGCCTTCCCGGCCTCGTGGACGTGCTCGGACGCGGGCAGGGGCGGTACGCGGAAGTCCCGCACTGTCGCCGTCCGCATCGCGGGTTCCAGACCGGCCCCCTGAGTCATCGACCCCTCCACCACCGTCGCGCGCCGTGCACCGGTCGGACCTGCCTGGTCGGGGGGTCCGCGGTGTCGTGCGCCCATCATAGGAATGCGACCAGCACTCTGTGACGCACCAGGGGTGCTGAATCCGGACGGTCTGCCGACCGACCGCCCGTTTCGCACCTATTGAGGTGGTCAGTCCGGCGCGGGGGAGCGGGGTGCGCTGACCGTCGTGCGCGGCGGGCGGCGCTGCGAGGAGGTCCGGACGATGAGTTCGGTCGGTATCACCTGCTCGACCGGGTGATCGTCATTGATGCCTTCGATGGCATCGATGAGTAACTGGATGACGGCCGTACCGATCCGGCGGGGCTTGAGCGAGAGGGTCGTGATGGGCGGCTCGGTGCTCGCGTACACGGTGGATTCGCTGCAGCAGACCAGCAGCAGATCCTCGGGGACACGCAGTCCGTACCGCCGTGCTGCCGCCAGCAGGTCGGTGCCGTTGGGGTCGAAGAGTCCGTAGACGGCGTCCGGACGGTCCGGACGGGCGAGCAGGCGGTCCGCGGCGACGGCTCCCGCGCACGGGTCGTGCGCGGGGTAGGACTCGTACACCGGATCCTGTCCGACCCGCTCGCACCAGCGCAGATACGCGGTGGTGGAGAGGCGGGTGTACGTGTCCGTCGTGGTGCCGGTGAGCAGCCCGATACGGCGGGCCCCGGCTGCGGCGAGATGGTCGAGCAGATCGAGGACCGCGGCCTCGTGGTCGTTGTCGACCCAGGCCGTGACGGGCAGGGTGCCCGCCGGGCGGCCGTCGGAGACGACGGGGAGGCCTTGGCGTACGAGTTCGATGACTACGGGGTCGTGGTCGGAGGGGTCGATGACTACGGTGCCGTCCAGCGCGACGTTCGACCAGACGTCGACCGCGCTGTGGCGCGACGTCGCGGGGAGGATGACGAGGGCATAGCCGCGTGCGAGCGCGGCGGAGGTGGCGGCTCTGGCCATCTCGGCGAAGTACGCGAATTCGGTGAAGGTGAAAGGTTCATCCCCGTACGTGGTGACCGTCAGGCCGATGAGGCCGGACTTTCCGGTACGGAGGGTTCGGGCCGCGGCGGAAGGGCGGTAGCCCAGCCGGTCGGCGACCTCGCGGACATGGCGGCGGGTGGCGTCCGGGAGCCTGCCCTTGCCGTTGAGCGCGTCGGAGACGGTCGTGATGGAGACACCGGCTGCGGCGGCCACGTCCCGGATGCCCGCTCGTCCTTGCCGGTTGGCCCTGCGGGGAGTCTCCGCCCGGCTCACCTGGTGCTTCCCTGCTGCTGTCATGGCGAGCCGATAGTAGGGCGATGAGGGGCGGTTGAGCTGAGCGCATATGCACGCGTTGACAGGCACGTTTCTGCATGATCATTTAGCATCAATCACCTTTGAATACAGGGCATTTGGGGGTCATGTCAAAAGAGTCTCGGGTGTCGGTGGGCGTGTGCCTGGCCCATGCCTGATGTTGCGATGAGGTCTCAACTCACCTCTTCGGGGGACGCGCGCCACGGCGCGAGCCATGGGCGCGCGCCAGGTCCGGAAGTACGCCCCCCGTCGGCGCCCGCCATTCGCACGGAGCGGTGTTCCTCATAGGGTGGGTTCATCCGAGTCGAGGAGGACCCGCTGTGAGCCAGAAGAGCCCCAGGCTGCGCGCCGCACTGGACGGCATTCCCGCGTACGTTCCGGGCAGGCCGGCCGCCGAGGCCGGCCCGGTCGCCTACAAGCTGTCCTCCAACGAGAACCCCTATCCGCCGCTGCCTGGGGTGATGGAGACCGCGATCGCCGCGGCCGGGACCTTCAACCGGTACCCGGACATGGCGTGCACCGCCCTGATGAACGAACTGGCCGAGCGCTTCGGGGTGCCGGTCTCCCATCTGGCGACCGGTACCGGATCGGTCGGCGTCGCCCAGTCGCTGCTCCAGGTGACCTCGGGCCCCGGTGACGAGGTGATCTACGCCTGGAGGTCGTTCGAGGCGTACCCGATCATCACGCGGATCAGCGGGGCGACCGCGGTGCAGGTGCCGCTTGACTCGGGCGATGTGCATGACCTGGACGCCATGGCGGCCGCGATCACCGAGCGAACCCGGATGATCTTCGTCTGCAACCCCAACAACCCGACCGGGACCGTGGTCCGCAGGGCCCAGCTGGAGCGCTTCCTGGACCGGGTGCCCTCCGACGTCCTGGTGGTCCTGGACGAGGCGTACCGGGAGTTCAACCGGGACACCGATGTGCCCGACGGCATCGAGGTGTACCGGGACCGGCCCAACGTGGCGGTGCTGCGGACCTTCTCCAAGGCGTACGGGCTGGCCGGGCTGCGGATCGGCTTCGCCATCGCCCATGAGCCGGTCGCGGCCGCGCTGCGCAAGACCGCGGTGCCCTTCGGGGTGAGCCAGCTGGCGCAGGACGCGGCGGTCGCGTCCCTGCGGGCCGAGGACGAGCTGTGGGGCCGGGTCGGATCGCTGGTCACCGAGCGGACCCGGGTGTACGAGGGGCTGGTCGGCCAGGGCTGGACGGTGCCGGAGACACAGGCCAACTTCGTGTGGCTGCGGCTGGGCGAGCGCACCGCCGACTTCGCCGCGGCCTGTGAGAAGGCGGGGGTGGTGGTGCGTCCCTTCGCCGGTGAGGGCGTACGGGTCACCATCGGTGAGACCGAGGGCAACGACCTCTTCCTCCAGGCGGCGGCGGCCTTCCGCAAGGAGCTGTAGCCCCCTTCCGTACGGGGTTCTCACAAGGCGGGGTGTCATTGGGGCACCCCGCCTTCGTCATGCCGGAAGTGCTTTCGTAGTATTGCTTGTGAATGTGAACGCTTTCACAAGCGCGCCCCTTTTCTTCCGTGCTGTGTGGGACCAAAGGGACAGAAAGCCGCTGTGACCCCGGCCACGTAAGGAGAGTGACGACGTGGAACTAGCTCTGTCGCCGGATACCCTGGCGCGTTGGCAGTTCGGGCTGACCACCGTCTACCACTACCTGTTCGTCCCCCTCACGATCTCCCTCGCCGCGATCACCGCGGGCTTCGAGACCGCCTGGGTGCGGAAGGGCGCGGAGAAGTACTTCCACGCCACGAAGTTCTGGGGGAAGCTCCTGCTGATCAACCTGGCCATCGGGGTCGCCACCGGCCTCGTCCAGGAGTTCCAGTTCGGGATGAACTGGTCGGACTACTCGAAGTTCGTCGGTGACGTCTTCGGGGCGCCGCTCGCGATGGAGGCGCTGATCGCCTTCTTCTTCGAGTCGACCTTCATCGGGCTGTGGATCTTCGGCTGGGACAAGCTGCCCAAGAAGATCCACTGTGCCTGCATCTGGATGGTGGCCATCGGCACGACCTTCTCCGCGTACTTCATCCTGGCGGCCAACTCCTGGATGCAGCACCCGGTCGGGTACACCATCGACCGTGCCACCGGTGCCGCGCATCTCAACGACATCTGGGGCGTGCTCACCCAGAAGACGGCGCTGGTCGTCTTCACCCACACCATGACCTCGGCCTTCCTCACCGGCGGCGCCTTCGTCGTCGGCATCGCCAGTTACCACCTGTGGAAGATCAGGCGGGCCAGGGCCGCGGGCACCAGCACCGACACCAAGCGCACCCGCATGATGCGCACCTCGCTGCGCATGGGCCTGGTGATGACGGTGACCGCCGGAATCCTCACCGCGCTCTCCGGCGACCAGCTGGGCAAGGTGATGTTCGAGCAGCAGCCCATGAAGATGGCCGCGGCCGAGGCACTCTGGGAGACCCAGGCCCCGGCGCCGTTCTCCGTCTTCGCGGTGGGCAATGTGGCGGCGGGTCACAACTCCGTCGAGCTGTCGGTACCGGGAATCCTGTCCTTCCTCGCCCACGACGACTTCCACACCGCGGTACCCGGCATCCACCAGACCGCCAAGGCCGAGGCCGCCAAGTACGGCGGCAGCCCCGACGACTACGTGCCGAACATCTTCGTCACCTTCTGGGGATTCCGTCTCATGATCGGGATCGGGCTCACCGCATCGGTGGCCGCGGCTGCCGGACTCTGGCTGACCCGGAAGAAGAAGTGGCTGCTGCCGGAGCACCGGACCGGCGACGACGAGGCACCCAAGCTGATGCTCACCGCGAGCCGGGAGCTGAACCCCTTCTTCACGAAGTGGGGCTGGCGCGTGGGGATGGCCTCCCTGGTCTTCCCGCTGATCGCCAACTCCATCGGCTGGGTGTTCACCGAGATGGGCCGGCAGCCCTGGGCCGTCTTCGGTCTCTTCAAGACCGCCGACTCCGTCTCCCCCGGTGTCTCCCAGACGGAGATGCTCATCTCACTGATCGTCCTCGTCACGCTCTACGTGATTCTCGGCTGGATCAATGTCCGGCTGATGAAGAAGTACGCGGTGATGGGACCGGACACCGACGAGCAGCCGCCCGCCAAGGACCCGCGGCTGCGCGGCCCCTCCTCCGGGCCCGGCGGATCCGGGACCCGGGATGACGACGCCGACGCCGACAAACCCCTGACCTTCGCGTACTGAGAGGAGAGACGTCATGGGCCTCAACGACTTCTGGTTTCTGCTGATCGCCGTGCTGTGGACCGGGTACTTCTTCCTCGAAGGCTTCGACTTCGGGGTCGGTATCCTCACCCGGCTGCTGGCCAGGGACCGGCGCGAGCGCCGGGTGCTGATCAACATCATCGGTCCCGTCTGGGACGGTAACGAGGTGTGGCTGATCACTGCGGCAGGCGCGATGTTCGCGGCCTTCCCGGTCTGGTACGCCACCTTCTTCAGTGGCTTCTATCTGCTGCTCGTCCTGGTCCTGGTGCTGCTGATCGTGCGGGTCCTGTCCTTCGAGTACCGCCACAAGCGGCCCGAGGAGAGCTGGCAGCGCAACTGGGAGTGGGTGCTCTTCACCAGCTCGCTGCTGCTGCCGTTCCTCTGGGGGCTGATCTTCGCCAACATGGTCCACGGGGTGCCGGTCAACAGCCACCAGGACTACGCCGGCTCGTTCGGGGACCTGCTGAACGGTTACGGGATCCTCGGCGGGTTCGCCTTCACCGCGCTGTGCACCCTGCACGGAGCTGTCTTCACGGCGCTGAAGACGGTCGGAGACATCCGGGTGCGGGCCAGGGCCTTCGCGGCCAAGGCCGCTGTTGTCACGGCGGCCCTCGCTGCGGCCTTCCTGATCTGGCTGCAGGCGGACCGCGGCGACGGATCCACCCTGACGGCGCTGTGTGTGGCGCTGGCGGCGCTCGTCGCGGCGTTCGTGATGAACGCCCGGACCAGGGAGGGCTGGGCCTTCGCGTTCACGGGCGTGGCCATCGCGGCCACGGTCGCCGCACTGTTCCTCTCGCTGGCGCCGGATGTGATGCCGTCCTCGCTCAACACCGCCTGGAGTCTGACGATCGACAACGCGGCGTCCGGCCATTACACGCTCAAGGTCATGACCTGGGTGGCGGGCATCATGACGCCGCTGGTCCTGCTCTACCAGGGCTGGACGTACTGGGTGTTCCGCAAGCGGCTGGGTACCCAGCACATCGCCGATGCCCACTAGTGGGGAGTGTTTCACGTGAAACCGATCGACCCGCGTCTGCTCCGGTACGCCGGTGCCACACGTCTCTTCCTGGGCGCCGTGGTGGTCCTCGGACTGGCCGGCGCGGGTCTGGTCGTGGCTCAGGCCATGCTGATCGCCGATGTGGTGGTGGGGGCGTTCCAGCACGGCCTGGACGGATCAGGGCTGCGGACCGCACTGCTGCTGCTCGCGGCGGTGGCGCTGGGCCGGGGACTGGTGGCCTGGCTGACCGAGCTGGCCGCGCACCGGGCCAGCGCCGCGGTCAAGTCGGAGCTGCGGCGGCGGCTCCTTGAGAGGTCCGCGGAGCTGGGGCCGCAGTGGCTGACCGGGCAGCGGACGGGGTCACTGGTCGCTCTCGCTACCCGGGGCATCGACGCCCTGGACGACTACTTCTCGCGCTATCTCCCGCAGCTGGGGCTCGCGGTGGTGGTGCCGGTGGCGGTGCTGGTGCGGGTCGTCACCGAGGACTGGGTGTCGGCGGCCATCATCGTCGGGACCCTGCCGCTGATCCCGGTCTTCATGATGCTCATCGGCTGGGCCACTCAGGCCCGTATGGACCGTCAGTGGCATCTGCTCTCCCGGCTGTCGGGGCACTTCCTCGACGTGGTGGCCGGACTGCCGACGCTCAAAGTGTTCGGACGGGCCAAGGCGCAGGCCGAGTCGATCAGGACCATCACGGACGAGTACCGGAAGGCGACGCTGCGGACGCTGCGGATCGCCTTTCTCTCGTCGTTCGCGCTGGAGTTGCTGGCGACCCTGTCGGTGGCACTGGTCGCTGTCGGTATCGGCCTGCGGCTCGTCAAGGGCGAACTGGACCTGTACACAGGCCTGGTGATCCTGGTGCTGGCGCCCGAGGCCTATCTGCCGCTGCGGCAGGTGGGGGCGCAGTACCACGCGGCGGCCGAGGGCCTTTCGGCCGCCGAGGAGATCTTCGCGGTGCTGGAGACACCGCTGCCGGAGGGTGGGACGCGCGAGGTCCCGGGCTCGCTCCGCCTGGAGCTGGACCGGGTGACGGTGCGCCACCCCGGCCGTACGGAACCGTCGCTGGAGTCGGCTTCCCTGGTCGTCGGTGCCGGAGAGACGGTCGCGGTCACCGGGCCGAGCGGGGTCGGGAAGTCGACACTGCTCAATGTCCTGCTGGGCTTCGCGGCGCCGGACGAAGGGCGGGTTCTCGTCGGGCCCGTGGGACCGGCCCCGCTGGCACCAGGAGGGCCGGCCGGAGAGGGTCGGGACGCTGCTGTCGATCTGGCCTCGCTCTCCCCCGAGCGCTGGCGTGAGCAGATCGCCTGGGTGCCGCAGCAGCCGTACCTCTTCGCGGGAACGATCGCGGAGAACGTACGGCTTGCACGTCCCGACGCCGACGCGGCCGCGGTACACGGAGCTCTGGGCGATGCCGGGGCGTACGACTTCGTGGCCGCGCTGCCGGACGGGGTAGACACGGTGCTCGGTGAGGGC comes from the Streptomyces sp. NBC_01471 genome and includes:
- the thiC gene encoding phosphomethylpyrimidine synthase ThiC: MTTVDARTPATDQDERKPGWHKGYVAGPEGSRADLRVPVRQVHLTNGQDVTLYDTSGPYTDPTVETDVRRGLAPLRENWIIGRGDTEEYAGRPARPEDDGIKHTSPRGGLRNLDAVFPGRPRQPRRGREGRAVSQLAYAVRGEITPEMEYVAIRENVSPEVVREEIAAGRAVLPANVNHPEIEPMIIGKRFLVKVNANIGNSAVTSSIEEEVDKMTWATKWGADTVMDLSTGRNIHATREWVLRNSPVPIGTVPLYQALEKVDGQAEELTWDIYKDTVIEQAEQGVDYMTVHAGVLLRYVPLTARRKTGIVSRGGSIMAAWCLAHHKESFLYENFEELSSILASYDVTYSLGDGLRPGSIADANDEAQFAELRTLGELNTIAKRHGVQTMIEGPGHVPMHKIKENIDLQQEICEEAPFYTLGPLTTDVAPAYDHITSGIGAAMIAWWGTAMLCYVTPKEHLGLPNRDDVKTGVITYKIAAHAADLAKGHQDAQKWDDALSDARFEFRWEDQFNLALDPDTAREFHDETLPAEPAKTAHFCSMCGPKFCSMKISQDIRREHGGSQEEIESGMAEKSKEFAASGNRVYLPIAD
- a CDS encoding metallophosphoesterase, encoding MTQGAGLEPAMRTATVRDFRVPPLPASEHVHEAGKAPRYAAGEEPDGYTATQRDLPVISRGGPGDTVVVPIVPEPQPLPAPSEGEGGLGPLYVVGDVHGYLDELLAALCAQGLIDTEGNWAAGNARLWFLGDFTDRGPDGIGVIDLVMRLSAEAAAAGGYCKALMGNHELLLIGAKRFGDTPVNSGAGTATFQAAWLLNGGQKADMDRLQDVHLQWMSRLDAMELEDDHLLVHSDTTAYLDYGDSLEAVNDTVRETLTRNDADECWDLFRKFTKRFAFRDESGPQAVQELLGVFGGHRIVHGHSPIPYLLGEVGAEDGEDSPRTVIEGPHLYADGLAVAMDGGVTMAGKLLVVQLPLPN
- a CDS encoding LacI family DNA-binding transcriptional regulator — protein: MTAAGKHQVSRAETPRRANRQGRAGIRDVAAAAGVSITTVSDALNGKGRLPDATRRHVREVADRLGYRPSAAARTLRTGKSGLIGLTVTTYGDEPFTFTEFAYFAEMARAATSAALARGYALVILPATSRHSAVDVWSNVALDGTVVIDPSDHDPVVIELVRQGLPVVSDGRPAGTLPVTAWVDNDHEAAVLDLLDHLAAAGARRIGLLTGTTTDTYTRLSTTAYLRWCERVGQDPVYESYPAHDPCAGAVAADRLLARPDRPDAVYGLFDPNGTDLLAAARRYGLRVPEDLLLVCCSESTVYASTEPPITTLSLKPRRIGTAVIQLLIDAIEGINDDHPVEQVIPTELIVRTSSQRRPPRTTVSAPRSPAPD
- the hisC gene encoding histidinol-phosphate transaminase, producing MSQKSPRLRAALDGIPAYVPGRPAAEAGPVAYKLSSNENPYPPLPGVMETAIAAAGTFNRYPDMACTALMNELAERFGVPVSHLATGTGSVGVAQSLLQVTSGPGDEVIYAWRSFEAYPIITRISGATAVQVPLDSGDVHDLDAMAAAITERTRMIFVCNPNNPTGTVVRRAQLERFLDRVPSDVLVVLDEAYREFNRDTDVPDGIEVYRDRPNVAVLRTFSKAYGLAGLRIGFAIAHEPVAAALRKTAVPFGVSQLAQDAAVASLRAEDELWGRVGSLVTERTRVYEGLVGQGWTVPETQANFVWLRLGERTADFAAACEKAGVVVRPFAGEGVRVTIGETEGNDLFLQAAAAFRKEL
- a CDS encoding cytochrome ubiquinol oxidase subunit I, with translation MELALSPDTLARWQFGLTTVYHYLFVPLTISLAAITAGFETAWVRKGAEKYFHATKFWGKLLLINLAIGVATGLVQEFQFGMNWSDYSKFVGDVFGAPLAMEALIAFFFESTFIGLWIFGWDKLPKKIHCACIWMVAIGTTFSAYFILAANSWMQHPVGYTIDRATGAAHLNDIWGVLTQKTALVVFTHTMTSAFLTGGAFVVGIASYHLWKIRRARAAGTSTDTKRTRMMRTSLRMGLVMTVTAGILTALSGDQLGKVMFEQQPMKMAAAEALWETQAPAPFSVFAVGNVAAGHNSVELSVPGILSFLAHDDFHTAVPGIHQTAKAEAAKYGGSPDDYVPNIFVTFWGFRLMIGIGLTASVAAAAGLWLTRKKKWLLPEHRTGDDEAPKLMLTASRELNPFFTKWGWRVGMASLVFPLIANSIGWVFTEMGRQPWAVFGLFKTADSVSPGVSQTEMLISLIVLVTLYVILGWINVRLMKKYAVMGPDTDEQPPAKDPRLRGPSSGPGGSGTRDDDADADKPLTFAY
- the cydB gene encoding cytochrome d ubiquinol oxidase subunit II, translating into MGLNDFWFLLIAVLWTGYFFLEGFDFGVGILTRLLARDRRERRVLINIIGPVWDGNEVWLITAAGAMFAAFPVWYATFFSGFYLLLVLVLVLLIVRVLSFEYRHKRPEESWQRNWEWVLFTSSLLLPFLWGLIFANMVHGVPVNSHQDYAGSFGDLLNGYGILGGFAFTALCTLHGAVFTALKTVGDIRVRARAFAAKAAVVTAALAAAFLIWLQADRGDGSTLTALCVALAALVAAFVMNARTREGWAFAFTGVAIAATVAALFLSLAPDVMPSSLNTAWSLTIDNAASGHYTLKVMTWVAGIMTPLVLLYQGWTYWVFRKRLGTQHIADAH